acccagcataggttaataAATTACAATGCATAGGtataaataacccagcattttagagTTGTATAGCAATATTATAAATCCATATTTGTTGCCAAAAATGTAAGATGATCCAAGTTTTGGAATACAAATGTTTCAATATGAATTTTTACTGCATTTAAGCAACttataacaaataaatattCCATGCTTTATTTTATAGTAAAATCAGGATGACAATatgataatatataatataatgtaagttattaAAGGTAATTTATCTGTAAATTCCATCATTCTGATTCATCTCATAATGCAATCTGCATTATgccaaaataaattaattatagGTTTATATGTCATCCTAACATATATTTAGAGTGtacatttgatatttaaatgtatatatttatatgtatttattttatgtttataaatgttaatgtcattttaaacttttaaatattgcAATGAAAGCAATtattgtgtgattgtgtgtaaATTTAGAtggcaaaaaaagtttaatgaaAATATGTGTATATCAAATATTATACAATGAATATACAAACAATtttgtaaatttgtgttttgagAAAAGGTCCAATAAACACTtcaatttaatgtttaatgtttttttagtattatttttatatatatatattggcatgtgttgtgtataataaactgtccaaaaagtgtacatttaaaatagaTTTGTTATGATTTTAAAGCTCGTTTAGAAAGATTCTCAAACCTGATATAAAGTCTCGCAGTATAATATAAACTCTAAATGCTTCTCACTGCAGCAGTCCAGCTGTCAACTCTCGACTCCCCATTGGAGAATCTTAACGTCAATCACCCACACGTCGCGGCTGAGACAAACGTCACGTCGTCATATCCGGTTGCGTGCCGCGTCGTTTGAAGTTGTTTATGCGTGAAGTTTAGCTCGCTAAATAATATCATTTGATTGTCTTCTTTGAATCCATTTAAATTAACATAATAATGTATTAATCGATTAACTGAATTCTGTTAAACGCTCTGCTTCTCGATTGGCGCCATTTTGTGGATATTCACAATAACGAAATTATATCCACACTTCATGTAATGTAACGTTAGTTTATGTACATAATTATGGGAGGTTAATGCAAGGCAGACATGTTCTTTGTGTTTTATTGCAGAAATGATGAGTGTGTAAGGGTTTGAGTTGCAGTGTAAAAGCCGTAATGTCTGTGAGTTTAACTCCAGAACAGCAGAGGCGGATTGAGGAGAACAGACAGCGAGCTCTGGCCATAAGAGCTAAGAGACACGCGCAGGGCAACATTCAACTGCCCCTCGGATCTGCCCCAAACAATACCACACAGACAACAACAGCATCTGATCCGACACGATCATGTACAGTCAACAGCGATGTCAAGCAGGTGGGCACCAGACACTGTCAGACTGTCACGAGTTTATATCACATGATAGCAGAAccgattttaaagtattgtttaATTTCTGCTTTGTGACACAATGAAGAATAAACATAGCATAAACTAGAACAACATTAGAAACCAGTATGTTTGTCAGGGATGTACCGATACAAAAAATGTGCCGATACCAATATTTGATTACTTAGACATCTACCAATAATTTTGCTTTTGTCTCCTTGTTTCAAGTAATTATGTCATGAAATCCAAGAGTTCTGATGTGTTTTCCACTTCTTTTGATAGTCAGGATATAGTCTGCGCTGATCATCGTCTGGCGTTAAagattataggcagatatatcgGTGCATAGGGTTGCAAAGGAGCAGAAAGTTTCTTGAAACTGTCCATGGGATCTTAATCTGGGGAAATTtggaaatatttcaaattggaAACTTAATGGAAATTTATGGGAATTATTTGGAATTTTTgggaaatttatatcaattgtatcatataaaaacataaataatacaGGTAATACAGATTTTGAAGAATCCTTATACTTACGCTCATCAAGTCGTGGATTTATTAGATCAAAAATCCTTTAGAAATTATTCTTATATTAATGGTTTCTAAAGgatttttgatcaaataaatgcaGGCTTGATTAGCAGAGACTTCTTTCGAAAACTAGAGCTGTAACGATAAttgcgtgtcccattaaaaagacctgtctaaaatcaaCTCTAAATCGCAAGGCATTACTATGGCattttggtcagtaggaagtccttatcaatctaaaatcattgtgggtctgagtcgtttataacgtgcatttaaaaaagcaacactcgttaaataaaatcattcaaaatattctttattatcatgaaaatacctgaaataaTCCGAAGAacggcgatataaatattcttctagacatttcctggaatagggtttgtaatggtacttcttatgtggcacaattggagtttctgcacgagagcgccctctggcttttggatgtgggggcatttcaccgtaatacattgaaattcattcattgagaaaacgcgcttttgcacgattaatcgttacagccctatcaaaaacattaaaaatagtgatgtgtccaaacttttggttACAGTAATTTCAAAATGATCTGTGCATGTTATGGATGAATGCAAGTACATGCAGGGGGTGTGGCCTTCAGTAAGCAGCGTGCATGTGATTGAAGAATGTGTAGGGTAGAAATTCAACTGAAATTGTATtaaatcttgttgttttaaacaaaataatgctgCAAGATTTCCTGTTATTCTTATAGGCAACTCTGCCATCTTTTCAAATTCACAGTTTATTCCCGTTAATTCCCATATTTTCCCATTCATTTCCATATATTCATGTTAATTCCCATGGAATTTTTTTCAGCCTTAAAAATTGCAGGAATTTTGCAATCCTACGGGTGCATCCTTAATATTTATTGGCTTTATGgttataaatgtttttagttGACCATCAGTCATTTGATAGTCTCATGGAcagttttatgtattgttttgtatataTCTAAACTATTAATTAAGTTTTATGtattatgtatttattgtattttgtatatatCTAAACTATTAATTAAACTAACTAATGCTTAAATAACTAAGCTACTTTGTCGTTGTTGTTTTCTGTACTGTTTGAAGCCGTTTTTCCACCAAATGCTTCTCTATGACAGTAAAAACTAATGAAGTTGAAAAATGTGTAATCTCTTTCTACCTCTCATGGTTGTTTTTGTCTTTGCATGATCAGCTCATAGGCAATAAAAGTCCTTTTGCACCTCCGACATCCAAAACTGCTTCTGCGTCCTGTAGCTTTTATGGACAGACGGTCAAAGCACCCACAGGAGAGAAGAGGGCATTTAAAACCCCTGAAACTGGGTCAGGTGTTCCTACTAAGAAGCCTTTGGTGACTGTTAAAGGAAGATGTGTGTCACATTCAGACGATCGGTTCAGAGTGGAGGTCGGTTACAACGCTGAACTTATTGCCGCATTCAAAAGCATTCCTTCCAAGAACTATGGTGAGTAGACGTGATGTGCTCTTGAGTAGTGTTTTCATATGTGGCTTTTTTAATGATTCACCTGGAAATGCATTGCCCTTATGTCATTTCATACCAAGGTAAAATCTAAAAGAATATACAAAGCTCAGAATATAGCACACCATTCATATGGGCTGGGGCTGCAATTAGGCATTGGCCCGTATGAGAGTTTGGCAATATGAtaaccttaaagggacattctaCTTTTtcgaaaatatgctcatttttcagctcccctagagttaaacatttgatttttaccgttttagaattcattcagctgatgtCTGGctctagcacttttagcatagcttagcacaatccattgaatccgattagtccattagcatcgccctaaaaaaaatgatgtaactacagaagagtcaagttttaaataggaaaaatattgaaagtctttggttattttttagcgtgatgatATACCCTGATATATGTCAAGATACGTCAGTgcaggatgtttttttttaaatgaaggcagctcagacatgcattttagtctgggactagattTAAGCCATGTCCaagaaaccaccccttaattatttaattaattttgggTAAACACAGCTCGTACCGTGGAAACGGTATCACAGACAATTTGAGTGATTTTGAAACCTTGACCCTTTAAAACCTCACTATAActtgaaaccggtaaccggcccatgccCAGCTGCAACAAACGATTCTTTTGATAATCATTTTATCTATTGATTATTAGAATGAACAGATCAACTAATGGCTAATTATCACATTTTGACAgcatgtttatttgtaaaacttTACCAAACTGCTAGTTTGCATTAAGCTAGTGGTTCTTAAACCTTTCGGTACATGCCCCCtgtgtagggtgcatcccttcaaacttacagttttaatgaaacaaatcatattggggcagtttcctgaCCAGGGTtgagattaagccaggactaagTTATTTTAGGTCATTGGAACTGTTTTTAGAAACATCATTTACAAAAGagcattactggtgtgcatgaacttgagacaaatcaattgcaatgatgtattttaagttGCCCACAACTATATTTGAAGCATCTTGATTGTTGCTTGTTGTAGcttattttaaatcattttaagtcatcttgagccccctggttgagaaacactgcactATAGCACCACACTCGTCAAACTGAGTTATTGCAGGCCCTGACTAGATCACAAGATAAAAAGACTTTTCAacgacaaaaatatattttattgtcaAAGTTATCGATCACGTTGActaatcgtttcagccctaataTGGACTGCTATTATGGTTAATGTTTTTGTCCTCTTTTGAGTTTGCTTTTGTTTTCTGGAGAAAAATGGTAACATACTTCATACACTACTTTCATTCTAATTTCAGTGTTTATCCGTTTATAATTTGTTTGTCATCACAGATCCTGCGACGAAGACGTGGAACTTCAGTCTTAAGGACTATCAGATGCTGAGTATGTCTTCATGCATGTTAGCGGCTTGACTCAAACAAGCAAAGTCCATATATTTTCTTATGGTTTCCTATGGTACAGTGAGTATaatggttttgttttgtttcagtgGACCAGGCTGCTAGTTTGCCCTCCGTCTCTCTGAAACCTCTGGATGGAATGGAAGGCCTGAATATTTCAGCGTCCACCAGTCGCCCCAAAGATGCAGCAGCCCTGGCGGCTTTAATGAGACTCTGTCAGGGTTGGCAGAAACCAGGTGCCACCATCCAGGGCAAATGTGTTCTGGTTTCTCGCTCTCGTCTGGAAGTGGATATCGGATACCAGGCTGATGTTATTGGAATATTCAAGCAGATGCCATCTAAATGTTATGGTGAGTGTAGTAGAAATCCATCATGAAGTAAAAAGAAGCTCTTACTGTTTCCCAGAAAGGGTTGCtttcgggttttataagttgggtaagagcgccacctggtgggtaaaagcggaaatatggattgcccgaaaaactcgtcattggcagagaaacgttttctcttaattgacagtTAACTCTTCAATGGCAGGGATAGAGTtgaatgctaaaataaataaaaataataatttttaaggTGATAATGCATCTTCCCTgcaaaattgaaaaataaaatgcaattgaTGATTTGTCGTATCATTTTCACTACAATTTTGAAGCAAGCCGATATTAAAAAAGCTAACCCCACCCactgattaaaaataatttgcatacaatttaaaacatgaaaacTATTAAATAAAAGAGAATATATTGaacttttcattttaatttgatttttgtcgctattattaataaaaagccttttcaaatgttttttttgttcatttctttttttcatgtttgccttttaattttaatattggcAGACTTGCCTCGAGATTGTGGtgaaaattaaatgtcaaatcatttaatttttttaatttttattttagcatttaattgattaatttttaaaattggCAGAAAAAACTTGCCATATGCATAGTAGTAAATCAACTTAATAGAAGTAAAtcttacaaaaatacaaaacaaaaaagatgggCTTTATCCATCTAATGCTTAAAATAAGTGAACAGTTCCTTAAACGTGAATCCTGTACTAATGCACTTTTGTTTGGTTGTTATTAGACATGAACACCAGAAAGTGGAGTTTCTTGCTGGAAGACTACGGCAAACTCAGTGAGTCACAatcatttttatcatttaaatgtttctgaagagTATAAGCAGAGTCAttacagaaagaaagagagagagagcgaatCAAAGGGGCTGTTTTGCCCCATTTAGTTGTCCGTTTGATGTCAAGCTTTTAGACAGACAAACTTTACGTGCTTGTCCACTACATTGCGAGTCCACCTTTGAAAATGTAATGCGTATTCTTTATTATGGGGTAGGGCTGTGTATCACCAACAatttcccgatacgatacgtatcccgatacaaggtccccgatacgatgcgcatcacgatacaagactattttgaattaaatttttgttcagaatttagtgacattattattactatctgtttattgtacattgaataagcagtgttgtaacagttgtgtttttgccattcatttattagcttttggggtaacatagaaatacttaaaatcccagagttagtacttaacttgtgtttttttttaaagcagtttacaaAGATGGTGCcttactctaggcattatatttgtctctcattattctatatctataaaatatatctataaacatgcagtcagacttaatactatttaatagaattcagattattaatgtgacatttatagtttgaagtagctctgtatctcttctctagacatgcaaatctttgttgtatttcttctcaaatgcattagtactgttttataagatagtggctaataaagccctttgcagcagtataggctaagatatctgcgcttttcatactgaactcattgattttaaatacacgcgcgtgcgagagagagagagcgggaGTACGCGCCTCGCTATGCAGACACGTGCGCCAGCGAGCCAGACGCGCAAAATGAAACTATACCCCGGAACTTTAACTCTACGTACTCCGCGGGACACATGTGTCCTGTCCatatggatcacggatcaacatCGTCACGtttctttcaaaagtacatccgaatcgatacggaaggtgctgtatcgatgTGTGCATCGTCAGGCGGCCGtgacgatgtatcgtcgtatcgatattttgaacacagcactattATGGGGTATGTTTTGGTTTTAAAGATGTGCAAGACTTCATTAAGGTCATACAGTAGTACGTTCCTGTAGTTTGACTAGTATTGCATGGTGCTTACAACGACAGGATTCTGGATTCAATCTCATCAATCACACATACTGATCAGATGTGCGCCTTGATGCACTGTAAGTTCTGCATACAGCATGAAGATCTGTTTTCCTGTATACAGTGTCACATCTAAATCAGCTGTCATCGGTGGAGATCGAACCTTTACCTCACGCTGTGATTCAGTCCTTCTCCTCTCAGTTTGAGAAGAGTGAGTCCAGACCTGATGTTCCTCCTGTGGCGGATCTCTCCGGTGTCGATCCGAAGCTTACACACAGCCTCATGCCCTTCCAGAGAGATGGAGTGAAGTGAGTCCTTTATCTGTGGAATCTGTGGTTTTAAAACTCACAAAATATCACAATCACTTCAAAATAATATTCTTGCATGTTTGCTATGGTGGATGTGGATTGTATGTGACAATGTTTGATCATTGGTCAATTTTGCAGTGTCCAGAGACGGCCGTCTGCTGTTGGCTGATGATATGGGTTTGGGTAAAACCATACAGGCCATCTGTATCGCCTCATACTACAGGAGTGAGTGGCCGCTGCTGGTGGTCGCCCCGTCCTCTGTGCGCTTCACATGGGCCGAGGTAACGCCACATCTTGTGGTGCTGTAAGATGCATTGAAATCGGAGCATCAGATATACACCTTGAGGTTTAGGCATATTACCCAATCTCTCTCAGAGGAAGAAGGTTAAAAGACTAATAAGTAAAACACTCCTAAATCCTCTCTCTCCCAGGCTTTCCGCCGATGGTTGCCGTCTGTAAGCGCAGACAGTATTAATGTGGTGGTTAAAGGCAAAGACAATCTCCATTCCGGTCTCATTAACATCGTCAGCTACGACCTGCTCAGTAAGATGGACAAACAGCAACCGGCCAGCTCTTTCAATGTCATCATTATGGTGAGAGAGAgctgtgttcctgtagctccaTGGGTTTGGTTCCCATACTGATAATGAATGTAAACCTtcaatgcacttttaaagcagTTGAAGGACAGAAACTGAAATCTCATCTGGTTTGTTTAGGACGAGTCTCACTTCCTGAAGAACATGAAGACCGCTCGCTGTAGAGCAGCTCTTCCTCTACTGAAGGTCTGACACTGAAATACTGCAGATACATGATTGTAAATACTGAACGAATTTCTAAACTTTTCCAAAGGTTTGTGGTCTGCATTCAAATGCTGATGTTTTACTCGAGAGAggatttttgtttatatttttctacGGGTTAGAGATGGAAGGATTTGGTTCATTAGTTTGTGGTATTTGGGCTTTGAAAAGTCATTGGGATGCATTTGGACTGATTTTGGATGCATATTAAACTGGTTTTGGTACGGGGATCTGGTAACCCTGACAGGACAAAGGAGGAAGTAAAAGCGCTGGTAATGCTGGTATATAATTCAGGGTTTCCCACAGAAAATGTGATTGTTAAGGTAGTAGGGTTGGTCGGGTGGGCGTGTCCAATCGtgacaatcaaaggggcggggcggggcgtacgcgtcatgatgaaaatgaaaatatttttatttaaaacactcaaaaaaaaaacataagtccacttacagttctcatggACATGCTTTTTAttaactggctatcctccagacagttgaCGGACCATTTCGGCCATGTGGCGCACGTGCACGCTCatggtgtgaagcgcgtccgtgCTATTCTCAGAGATGCACTTGACTGTCTTTTGTGCAgcgaattattattatttttttgacaacttagttaaggcggtagggtttcacagcttaggtgggccgcccgaactgcaaagtgctgcggggaAACCCtgtaatttaattttgttttttaatataagTAAGTGTGTATTTGTTGCCGTCTGTTGTTGTTGGGTTTTCCTAAAAATAGTATTGAACCCCAAACtaagcatctgttttaaagtaagGGGGAAATCAAGGTTTTTATTGCTGTAACAATGCACGTATATCACTTTCATATCATaatgaattatttatttaataacgAATAATGGTA
This genomic interval from Misgurnus anguillicaudatus chromosome 17, ASM2758022v2, whole genome shotgun sequence contains the following:
- the smarcal1 gene encoding SWI/SNF-related matrix-associated actin-dependent regulator of chromatin subfamily A-like protein 1 isoform X2, with amino-acid sequence MSVSLTPEQQRRIEENRQRALAIRAKRHAQGNIQLPLGSAPNNTTQTTTASDPTRSCTVNSDVKQLIGNKSPFAPPTSKTASASCSFYGQTVKAPTGEKRAFKTPETGSGVPTKKPLVTVKGRCVSHSDDRFRVEVGYNAELIAAFKSIPSKNYDPATKTWNFSLKDYQMLMDQAASLPSVSLKPLDGMEGLNISASTSRPKDAAALAALMRLCQGWQKPGATIQGKCVLVSRSRLEVDIGYQADVIGIFKQMPSKCYDMNTRKWSFLLEDYGKLMSHLNQLSSVEIEPLPHAVIQSFSSQFEKSESRPDVPPVADLSGVDPKLTHSLMPFQRDGVNFAVSRDGRLLLADDMGLGKTIQAICIASYYRSEWPLLVVAPSSVRFTWAEAFRRWLPSVSADSINVVVKGKDNLHSGLINIVSYDLLSKMDKQQPASSFNVIIMDESHFLKNMKTARCRAALPLLKAAKRVILLSGTPAMSRPAELFTQIQAVKPSLFPRFHDFGTRYCNAKQLQWGWDYSGSCNLNELKLLLEESIMLRRLKSEVLSQLPAKQRKVVTVTTDGINSRTKAALSAAAKELAKGCRNKTQEKEALLVFFSHTAEAKTKAIMEYISDMLECGREKFLVFAHHKLVLDSVTRELGEKGINYIRIDGSTPSAERQQLCDRFQFSPQSCVAVLSITAANMGLTLHAADLVVFAELFWNPGVLIQAEDRVHRIGQTSNVDIHYLVAKGTADDYLWPMIQEKMNVLEQVGLSESNISEKAESASFHSKDPQQLTITEMFQRSFDEDEMLALLSEDQ
- the smarcal1 gene encoding SWI/SNF-related matrix-associated actin-dependent regulator of chromatin subfamily A-like protein 1 isoform X1, giving the protein MSVSLTPEQQRRIEENRQRALAIRAKRHAQGNIQLPLGSAPNNTTQTTTASDPTRSCTVNSDVKQLIGNKSPFAPPTSKTASASCSFYGQTVKAPTGEKRAFKTPETGSGVPTKKPLVTVKGRCVSHSDDRFRVEVGYNAELIAAFKSIPSKNYDPATKTWNFSLKDYQMLMDQAASLPSVSLKPLDGMEGLNISASTSRPKDAAALAALMRLCQGWQKPGATIQGKCVLVSRSRLEVDIGYQADVIGIFKQMPSKCYDMNTRKWSFLLEDYGKLMSHLNQLSSVEIEPLPHAVIQSFSSQFEKSESRPDVPPVADLSGVDPKLTHSLMPFQRDGVNFAVSRDGRLLLADDMGLGKTIQAICIASYYRSEWPLLVVAPSSVRFTWAEAFRRWLPSVSADSINVVVKGKDNLHSGLINIVSYDLLSKMDKQQPASSFNVIIMDESHFLKNMKTARCRAALPLLKAAKRVILLSGTPAMSRPAELFTQIQAVKPSLFPRFHDFGTRYCNAKQLQWGWDYSGSCNLNELKLLLEESIMLRRLKSEVLSQLPAKQRKVVTVTTDGINSRTKAALSAAAKELAKGCRNKTQEKEALLVFFSHTAEAKTKAIMEYISDMLECGREKFLVFAHHKLVLDSVTRELGEKGINYIRIDGSTPSAERQQLCDRFQFSPQSCVAVLSITAANMGLTLHAADLVVFAELFWNPGVLIQAEDRVHRIGQTSNVDIHYLVAKGTADDYLWPMIQEKMNVLEQVGLSESNISEKAESASFHSKDPQQLTITEMFQRSFDEDEMLALLSEDQ